A window of the Lepisosteus oculatus isolate fLepOcu1 chromosome 14, fLepOcu1.hap2, whole genome shotgun sequence genome harbors these coding sequences:
- the LOC138242636 gene encoding histone H4-like — MSGRGKGGKGLGKGGAKRHHKVLRDNIQGITKPAIRRLARRGGVKRISRLNYEETRGVLKVFLENVTYTEHAKHAKRKTVTAMDVVYVLKHQGRTLYGFGG, encoded by the coding sequence ATGTCTGGAAGAGGCAAAGGCGGAAAGGGACTCGGGAAAGGAGGCGCTAAGCGTCACCATAAGGTTCTCCGTGACAACATCCAGGGAATCACCAAACCCGCCATCCGCCGCCTGGCTCGCCGTGGGGGAGTGAAGCGGATCTCCAGGCTGAACTACGAGGAGACCCGCggggtgctgaaggtgttcctggagaacgTCACCTACACCGAGCACGCCAAGCACGCCAAGAGGAAGACCGTCACCGCCATGGACGTGGTGTACGTGCTGAAGCACCAGGGCCGCACCCTGTACGGCTTCGGAGGCTAA